In Bombus fervidus isolate BK054 chromosome 13, iyBomFerv1, whole genome shotgun sequence, a single genomic region encodes these proteins:
- the LOC139993493 gene encoding octopamine receptor beta-2R isoform X1, producing the protein MTTIVTSSESTEVVSSMDVTTILNAISTEDNQFANSSYSNYQKWSVPITIAKGCVLGSIIVTAVFGNLLVMVSVMRHRKLRIITNYFVVSLALADMLVAMFAMTFNASVQITGKWMFSYFMCDVWNSLDVYFSTSSILHLMCISVDRYWAIVKPLKYPIIMTKRLAAYMLLACWIMPAFISFMPIFMGWYTTEENNMHRQKHPELCEFKVNKVYVIFSSSISFWIPCTIMTLTYFAVFKEASRQEKQMHSRMGNVMLLSHRPSKDLNNLNGELNSAGSSKTLTLNEISTDHLHTPTKDKNIMKMKREHKAARTLGIIMGTFIICWLPFFLWYVITTLCGKSCPCPDIVIAILFWIGYTNSALNPLIYAYFNRDFREAFKNTLQCAFCSLCRREPSDLEALDFRRPSLRYDDRTKSIYSETYIKHIDRRRSSEYGSSL; encoded by the exons ATGACGACGATCGTGACGAGCTCCGAGTCGACGGAGGTGGTGTCCTCGATGGACGTGACGACCATCTTGAACGCCATCTCGACTGAGGACAATCAATTTGCGAACAGCAGCTACTCGAACTATCAAAAGTGGTCCGTACCTATAACGATCGCAAAAGGCTGCGTCTTAGGCTCCATCATCGTAACCGCGGTATTTGGCAACCTGCTGGTGATGGTGTCCGTGATGCGGCACCGGAAGCTACGAATTATCACCAACTACTTTGTAGTTTCGTTAGCCTTGGCCGACATGTTAGTTGCGATGTTCGCCATGACATTCAACGCGAGCGTTCAAATAACCGGCAAATGGATGTTCAGCTATTTCATGTGTGATGTCTGGAACTCGTTGGACGTGTACTTTAGCACCAGTTCCATCCTCCATTTGATGTGCATCTCGGTCGATCGTTACTGGGCGATCGTCAAGCCGCTCAAATACCCCATCATCATGACCAAGAGGCTAGCTGCTTACATGCTGCTCGCTTGTTGGATTATGCCCGCGTTCATCTCGTTCATGCCTATCTTTATGGGATGGTATACCACAGAAGAGAACAATATGCATCGACAGAAGCATCCTGAATTATGCGAGTTCAAAGTGAACAAGGTGTACGTAATATTCTCGTCGAGTATCTCATTCTGGATACCATGCACTATTATGACCCTCACGTACTTCGCCGTGTTCAAGGAGGCGAGTAGGCAAGAAAAACAGATGCACAGCCGTATGGGCAATGTGATGCTGTTGAGTCATAGGCCGAGTaaagatttgaataatttgAACGGGGAACTAAATAGTGCTGGTTCCTCAAAGACGCTGACATTGAATGAGATCAGCACCGATCATCTGCATACTCCCACCAAAGATAAGAATATCATGAAGATGAAAAGAGAGCACAAGGCTGCCAGAACGTTAGGCATCATCATGGGTACCTTCATAATTTGCTGGTTGCCGTTCTTCTTGTG GTACGTTATTACGACACTGTGCGGAAAATCCTGCCCATGTCCCGATATCGTTATCGCAATACTTTTCTGGATCGGGTACACAAACTCAGCATTGAACCCGCTGATCTACGCGTATTTCAATCGCGACTTCCGAGAAGCCTTCAAAAATACGCTGCAGTGCGCGTTCTGTTCGCTCTGCAGACGAGAGCCGTCCGACCTCGAGGCGCTCGATTTCCGTCGGCCGTCCCTAAG GTACGACGACCGCACTAAGAGCATATACTCGGAGACGTACATAAAGCACATTGACCGACGAAGATCGAGCGAGTACGGTAGCAGCCTCTGA
- the LOC139993493 gene encoding octopamine receptor beta-2R isoform X2 — protein sequence MTTIVTSSESTEVVSSMDVTTILNAISTEDNQFANSSYSNYQKWSVPITIAKGCVLGSIIVTAVFGNLLVMVSVMRHRKLRIITNYFVVSLALADMLVAMFAMTFNASVQITGKWMFSYFMCDVWNSLDVYFSTSSILHLMCISVDRYWAIVKPLKYPIIMTKRLAAYMLLACWIMPAFISFMPIFMGWYTTEENNMHRQKHPELCEFKVNKVYVIFSSSISFWIPCTIMTLTYFAVFKEASRQEKQMHSRMGNVMLLSHRPSKDLNNLNGELNSAGSSKTLTLNEISTDHLHTPTKDKNIMKMKREHKAARTLGIIMGTFIICWLPFFLWYVITTLCGKSCPCPDIVIAILFWIGYTNSALNPLIYAYFNRDFREAFKNTLQCAFCSLCRREPSDLEALDFRRPSLRYDLV from the exons ATGACGACGATCGTGACGAGCTCCGAGTCGACGGAGGTGGTGTCCTCGATGGACGTGACGACCATCTTGAACGCCATCTCGACTGAGGACAATCAATTTGCGAACAGCAGCTACTCGAACTATCAAAAGTGGTCCGTACCTATAACGATCGCAAAAGGCTGCGTCTTAGGCTCCATCATCGTAACCGCGGTATTTGGCAACCTGCTGGTGATGGTGTCCGTGATGCGGCACCGGAAGCTACGAATTATCACCAACTACTTTGTAGTTTCGTTAGCCTTGGCCGACATGTTAGTTGCGATGTTCGCCATGACATTCAACGCGAGCGTTCAAATAACCGGCAAATGGATGTTCAGCTATTTCATGTGTGATGTCTGGAACTCGTTGGACGTGTACTTTAGCACCAGTTCCATCCTCCATTTGATGTGCATCTCGGTCGATCGTTACTGGGCGATCGTCAAGCCGCTCAAATACCCCATCATCATGACCAAGAGGCTAGCTGCTTACATGCTGCTCGCTTGTTGGATTATGCCCGCGTTCATCTCGTTCATGCCTATCTTTATGGGATGGTATACCACAGAAGAGAACAATATGCATCGACAGAAGCATCCTGAATTATGCGAGTTCAAAGTGAACAAGGTGTACGTAATATTCTCGTCGAGTATCTCATTCTGGATACCATGCACTATTATGACCCTCACGTACTTCGCCGTGTTCAAGGAGGCGAGTAGGCAAGAAAAACAGATGCACAGCCGTATGGGCAATGTGATGCTGTTGAGTCATAGGCCGAGTaaagatttgaataatttgAACGGGGAACTAAATAGTGCTGGTTCCTCAAAGACGCTGACATTGAATGAGATCAGCACCGATCATCTGCATACTCCCACCAAAGATAAGAATATCATGAAGATGAAAAGAGAGCACAAGGCTGCCAGAACGTTAGGCATCATCATGGGTACCTTCATAATTTGCTGGTTGCCGTTCTTCTTGTG GTACGTTATTACGACACTGTGCGGAAAATCCTGCCCATGTCCCGATATCGTTATCGCAATACTTTTCTGGATCGGGTACACAAACTCAGCATTGAACCCGCTGATCTACGCGTATTTCAATCGCGACTTCCGAGAAGCCTTCAAAAATACGCTGCAGTGCGCGTTCTGTTCGCTCTGCAGACGAGAGCCGTCCGACCTCGAGGCGCTCGATTTCCGTCGGCCGTCCCTAAGGTACGATCTGGTCTGA